The following is a genomic window from Candidatus Lokiarchaeota archaeon.
GTACTTGCAAGTATCGCCGCCGAAAGCGCACAAGTGGCTGTATTTCTCACTGTTGATAGTAGTATAGTAACTGCTCCTGATCGAAAAAACCTTGAAAACTTCGCTGAAAGCTTTGGGACTGAACCGGTTACTAGTGAATTCGACTGGATTGCACACGAGAATCTTGCTAACAATCCCCCTGAACGCTGTTACAATTGCAAGAGTGAACTTGCATCTCTCTGGAGAAAGGAGGCAGAAAGCAGAGGGCTCGATGTGGTCATAGAAGGTACCAATGCCTCCGATCTTGACAAACATAGACCAGGCATCAAGGCCCTGAAGGAATTTGGCATACAATCACCACTTGCGGAGGCGGGTATTACAAAGCGCGAGATAAGGGAATACGCAGCTGCACATAACCTACCAGCCGCAGATTCTCCTTCCAGTACCTGTTTGGCAACCCGCTTTCCATCAGGCACACAAATTACTCAAGAACGCCTTGAAAGAGTTGAAGCAGCAGAAGAGATTATGAGAAATCTGTTTGATATTGAGTGTGTTAGGGCACGCTATCATGGGGATTTAGTCAGAATTGAGGTTGGGCATGATGAGAAAGAAAAATTGTTTGATTCCACGGAACTAGACGAACTTCATAGAAAACTCAAGAATCGTGGATTTGACTACATCACAATAGATGCATATGGGTATCAATCGGGTTCAATGAAGTAATGGAATATGCAAATCTGTCAGATGAAAGAAATCGCAAATTCGATGGCCAACCTTACGCCTCTATCTCTGCAAAGGGATCATCCGAATATTCCGACCTCGCAAGTCTAGCTAAAGGCACACCCACCAATAGAGCCAAAGGCAATGGGAACTGAACTACCCTAGGTCCAAACGTAGGGAAGTAAATGATACTGCTAATCAGGGTCGTTAGCACTAGTAATCCGTAGATATGCAGCTGATTGGCTTGGCCCTTGGTTATTTTATATCCCAAATAGCTAAGGTACAGGTGAGCTGACAACAGAAAAGGGAAAAAAATACCCGATAAATCCAGAGGGAAAAGGATGTGCCAAGTTTCATTGCGAAATTCAAGAATGACAGGAAAGACGAAGTCCAACCTAAGCCATAGAGGTCCTGTTGAGAAATTAGATGTACCCTCGGGAGTAACGAACAATCCAATAGGTAAGAAAAAGGTAAGTATCGAAAAGCCTATGCCCGCCTTCGAGTGTCCTTGGACAGTTTCTGATTGAGTCACTATGCTTTGCATCCTTAAGTACGCATTTTGATTTATACATCTCTAATAGCTGGCAGAATAGGTATTCCGACGATATCTATTCGTTCTAACCTGAATACTACCAGCAGTATATGTAACAGCCCACATTTACGCTTAGGTGCTTCAGTTACTGCGGCGGATTATATTGAACGTTAGTGAATTCATATTTAAAGTACATAAGGTCAAACCTTGCCGTGTCATAAGTCGAGCCAGCGTTCTTATGCATGTAGGACCAGCCATTGAATTCAAGGTACAAATGATAAACGATGTAATACGTAGTACCCTCTGGTAATATATCATAGGGATTCCGCGCCGCCAGTTCAGTGACATCTTCACCGTAACTCGTAGTCGTTTTGCTAAACAAGGTGGATTCCCAATCAATACCGTGGGAGGAGTCATGTAGTTCGACTTTTATGACAATTCGAACACTGTTTAACCAAGATGCCCAAACCGCATATGACCTCCGGTACTTTACCTTGATTTTGAGTCGCCAGTTGTCACCGCCCCAGTCAGGTGTCGTTATTTTTTCACCAATCTTGATATGACATTTCGAGGTACCAATAAACTGATCTTCCACAATTTCGATGTTTCCAGTTTCTTTGGAATAATCGAATTCGTTCCAAGTTCCACCCATCTTCGTATCATAACCATAGTCATAGTTGTCTGTTA
Proteins encoded in this region:
- the larE gene encoding ATP-dependent sacrificial sulfur transferase LarE, whose product is VLASIAAESAQVAVFLTVDSSIVTAPDRKNLENFAESFGTEPVTSEFDWIAHENLANNPPERCYNCKSELASLWRKEAESRGLDVVIEGTNASDLDKHRPGIKALKEFGIQSPLAEAGITKREIREYAAAHNLPAADSPSSTCLATRFPSGTQITQERLERVEAAEEIMRNLFDIECVRARYHGDLVRIEVGHDEKEKLFDSTELDELHRKLKNRGFDYITIDAYGYQSGSMK